One window of Gilliamella sp. B3022 genomic DNA carries:
- the moaA gene encoding GTP 3',8-cyclase MoaA, translating into MQLVDNYQRRFQYLRLSITELCNFQCQYCLPNGYRPNKNHTFLSLNEIDNIVSAFNELGVNKIRLTGGEPTLRRDFVDILAMISSYSSIKELAITTNGSRLLKNISHWQQAGLNAINISIDSLSPHLFKLITGQDKLKELVQCVEKSLEVGIKKVKINTVLMKNMNDNLDDYLLWIKHRPIELRFIELMEIGDSNEVFERYHTAGTMIESQLIVQGWQLQPKIPLSGPAKVYVHNDYQGKIGLIMPYSKDFCKSCNRLRVSSVGKLHYCLFGNAAVDLRDLLVSPDQKTQLQTKILTSLMIKPEKHLLHDHNVGITPNLSYIGG; encoded by the coding sequence ATGCAATTAGTTGATAACTATCAACGGCGATTTCAATATTTGCGTTTATCGATTACTGAGCTGTGTAATTTTCAGTGCCAGTATTGTTTACCAAATGGTTATCGACCTAATAAAAATCATACGTTTCTTTCACTGAATGAAATTGATAATATTGTATCTGCCTTCAATGAACTTGGCGTAAATAAAATTCGTTTAACCGGCGGAGAACCAACATTACGACGCGATTTTGTTGATATTTTGGCAATGATTTCTTCTTATTCTAGTATTAAGGAACTGGCAATCACTACCAATGGATCGCGTTTATTAAAAAATATTTCACATTGGCAACAAGCTGGGCTAAATGCAATTAACATCAGTATTGATAGCCTATCTCCACACTTATTCAAATTAATCACGGGCCAAGATAAATTGAAAGAACTAGTGCAATGTGTTGAAAAATCATTGGAAGTTGGTATAAAAAAGGTCAAAATTAATACTGTTTTGATGAAAAATATGAATGACAATCTCGATGATTATCTATTATGGATTAAACATCGTCCAATAGAATTACGTTTTATTGAGTTGATGGAAATCGGTGATAGTAATGAGGTGTTTGAACGATATCATACCGCTGGTACAATGATTGAATCACAGCTCATTGTTCAAGGATGGCAGTTACAACCAAAGATTCCATTGTCAGGACCAGCCAAAGTATATGTACATAACGATTATCAAGGTAAAATTGGGCTAATTATGCCATATTCCAAAGATTTTTGTAAAAGCTGTAATCGATTGCGTGTGTCATCCGTTGGTAAATTACATTATTGCTTGTTTGGTAATGCAGCCGTTGATTTACGTGATTTGTTGGTAAGCCCAGATCAAAAAACACAATTACAAACCAAAATCCTTACTTCATTAATGATTAAACCAGAAAAACATTTGCTACATGATCATAATGTTGGTATCACACCGAATTTATCCTATATTGGTGGATAA
- the gluQRS gene encoding tRNA glutamyl-Q(34) synthetase GluQRS, with protein MQYIGRFAPSPSGPLHFGSLVTALGSYLQAKYCRGKWLVRIEDIDPPREVKGASTLILKTLEALNLYWDDEILYQSNCCKRYKTVLQSLLNKQQAYYCDCTRQRIHSLANKIYDGFCRDRPLSVINSEHMAIRIKQNHPVLAFTDKIRGKQTVQQADALEDFIIHRKKGLFAYNLVVVLDDHEQGITEIVRGADLLPVTTKHISLYQLLGFNVPTYCHLPLALDKNGNKLSKQNHASPIDLNNLKALTVQALQFLGQKVPKDWQDASQQQLLDWAIQHWQLTNIPKHNASYPPI; from the coding sequence ATGCAATATATTGGTCGTTTTGCACCCTCACCTTCAGGACCATTACACTTTGGTTCGTTGGTGACCGCTTTAGGCAGCTACTTACAAGCCAAATACTGTCGTGGTAAATGGCTTGTTCGTATTGAAGATATCGACCCACCTAGGGAGGTTAAAGGGGCATCAACTCTCATTTTAAAAACTCTCGAAGCGCTCAATTTATATTGGGATGATGAAATTTTATATCAATCAAACTGTTGTAAACGTTATAAAACTGTTCTGCAATCGCTACTTAATAAACAACAAGCATATTACTGTGATTGCACAAGACAACGAATTCACAGTTTAGCAAATAAAATTTATGATGGATTTTGCCGTGATCGACCGTTGTCTGTTATTAATAGCGAACATATGGCGATTCGTATTAAACAAAATCATCCAGTTTTAGCCTTTACTGATAAAATACGAGGGAAACAAACTGTCCAACAAGCAGATGCCTTAGAAGATTTTATTATTCATCGCAAAAAGGGGTTATTTGCTTATAATCTAGTGGTCGTACTTGATGATCATGAGCAAGGCATTACAGAGATAGTACGCGGTGCCGATCTTCTACCTGTTACAACAAAACACATTTCACTGTATCAACTATTAGGTTTCAATGTTCCGACATATTGTCATTTACCTTTGGCCTTAGATAAAAATGGTAACAAGCTTTCTAAACAAAATCATGCCAGCCCTATTGATTTAAACAACCTTAAGGCATTAACTGTTCAAGCTTTACAATTTTTAGGACAAAAAGTGCCAAAAGATTGGCAAGATGCATCTCAACAGCAACTTTTAGATTGGGCGATTCAACACTGGCAGCTCACAAATATCCCAAAACATAATGCCAGTTATCCACCAATATAG
- the dksA gene encoding RNA polymerase-binding protein DksA, whose amino-acid sequence MKKEQKVNTSSLSLLSIAGLEPYKEAKGEEYMNPNQLKHFKLILEAWLSQLQGEMGKTVSHMQDEAANFPDPADRATQEEEFSLELRARDRERRLIKKIEKTLKKIEIDDFGYCESCGVEIGIRRLEARPTADLCIDCKTLAELREKQMGI is encoded by the coding sequence TTGAAAAAGGAACAAAAAGTAAATACCTCTTCTCTTAGCCTGCTTTCAATTGCAGGACTTGAGCCTTATAAAGAGGCAAAAGGTGAGGAGTATATGAATCCTAACCAATTGAAACATTTTAAACTTATCTTAGAAGCATGGCTTTCACAATTACAAGGTGAAATGGGTAAAACTGTTTCTCACATGCAAGATGAAGCTGCAAATTTTCCAGATCCGGCTGATAGAGCAACTCAAGAAGAGGAATTCAGTCTTGAGTTACGCGCCCGTGATAGAGAACGTCGACTCATTAAGAAAATTGAAAAAACATTGAAGAAAATCGAAATAGATGATTTTGGTTATTGTGAATCTTGTGGCGTTGAAATTGGTATTCGTCGTTTAGAAGCGCGACCAACGGCTGATTTATGCATTGATTGTAAAACCTTAGCTGAACTTCGAGAAAAACAAATGGGTATATAA
- the folK gene encoding 2-amino-4-hydroxy-6-hydroxymethyldihydropteridine diphosphokinase: MSICYIALGSNLDDPFAQANRAITALKQLSATHILAISPFYRSKPLGPKDQNDYLNAVIKMSTDLSPIALLDELQAIEKSQGRIRKDNRWGARTLDLDILLYDNLIIDSERLTIPHYHMKSREFVLYPLFDIAPDLILPDNDKLHELVVKCPLNGLIKWNN, from the coding sequence ATGTCAATTTGTTATATCGCATTAGGTAGCAATTTGGACGATCCATTTGCACAAGCCAATCGAGCTATTACCGCATTAAAACAGTTATCTGCTACTCATATTTTAGCTATTTCACCATTTTACCGTAGTAAACCGTTAGGCCCTAAAGACCAAAATGATTATCTAAATGCTGTGATTAAAATGTCCACAGATTTGTCACCAATAGCTTTGCTCGATGAACTGCAAGCAATTGAGAAATCCCAAGGGCGTATTCGCAAAGACAATCGCTGGGGAGCAAGAACCTTGGATTTGGATATTCTACTGTATGATAATTTAATTATTGATAGTGAGCGATTAACGATTCCTCATTATCATATGAAAAGTAGAGAATTTGTTCTTTATCCACTGTTTGATATCGCGCCGGATTTAATTTTACCTGACAACGATAAACTGCATGAGTTAGTGGTTAAATGTCCACTCAATGGCTTAATAAAGTGGAATAATTAA
- a CDS encoding MmgE/PrpD family protein produces the protein MNLGQQLSFLIANTPIINDPRTIECAINGVVDYFASSLQARHEVDIHRLLNWIDDEGGKAKAWLLGQKKLATARQAALFNGFQAHCLDYDDVHSDIRGHPSAVILSALFASIQLDEIQSPIDGKRFLTAYVIGIEVMARLGKSVNPKHYEKGWHATLTLGGIAATAAICYLYNEPFLRQALTLSATQASGIRLVMGTPIKFLHAGLAAQHAIQSVQWLRSGITAEKDFLDEKLGFLAVYGQGNDNFDLSQWGIVWRIEHPGLWFKTYCFCSAAAYIADAGQLLYQHLQFNVHHISHITLFFSPVNSDAALIYNNPVIAEQGRFSAEYILALTLLGIPLNFEQFRSNPIPGQIRILMQKMQRSYQINLAPHADAYNGRYVVIEIELDTGEKISQRIDVPKGSPRNPYSQMEMLLKLTDAIKDQQKAKSLLADIKNLASGLTINQFIAQYVLTL, from the coding sequence ATGAATTTAGGCCAACAATTAAGTTTTTTAATAGCAAATACTCCCATAATTAACGATCCTAGGACAATTGAATGCGCAATCAATGGTGTGGTTGATTATTTTGCTAGTAGTTTACAAGCTCGTCATGAAGTCGATATCCATCGATTGCTTAATTGGATTGATGATGAAGGGGGTAAAGCCAAAGCTTGGTTGCTAGGACAAAAAAAATTAGCGACAGCCCGTCAAGCGGCATTATTTAATGGTTTTCAAGCGCATTGTTTAGATTATGATGATGTCCATTCTGATATCCGTGGACATCCTTCCGCCGTTATTTTATCAGCACTATTTGCTAGTATACAATTAGATGAGATTCAATCTCCTATTGATGGTAAGCGTTTTTTGACCGCTTATGTTATTGGTATTGAAGTTATGGCGAGACTAGGTAAAAGCGTTAATCCAAAGCATTATGAAAAAGGATGGCATGCAACTCTCACCTTAGGTGGTATCGCTGCCACAGCTGCTATTTGTTACCTTTATAATGAACCTTTTTTGCGGCAAGCTTTGACATTGTCGGCGACTCAAGCATCAGGTATCCGTCTAGTGATGGGTACCCCCATTAAGTTTTTGCATGCAGGGTTAGCCGCTCAGCATGCGATACAATCTGTTCAATGGTTACGCAGTGGAATCACTGCAGAGAAGGACTTTTTAGACGAAAAACTAGGATTTTTAGCTGTTTATGGGCAGGGTAATGATAATTTTGATTTAAGTCAGTGGGGAATCGTTTGGAGAATAGAACACCCTGGGCTATGGTTTAAAACCTATTGTTTTTGTTCTGCCGCAGCTTATATTGCTGATGCTGGTCAGTTACTTTATCAACACCTACAATTTAATGTTCACCATATTAGCCATATTACCCTATTTTTTTCACCAGTAAACAGTGATGCCGCATTAATCTATAATAATCCTGTAATAGCTGAGCAGGGGCGGTTTTCAGCTGAATATATTTTAGCGTTAACTCTATTAGGTATCCCGCTTAATTTTGAGCAATTTAGATCCAATCCTATTCCAGGACAGATTCGAATACTGATGCAAAAAATGCAGCGTAGTTATCAAATCAACCTTGCCCCCCATGCTGACGCCTATAACGGTCGATATGTTGTAATTGAAATTGAGCTAGATACAGGAGAAAAAATTAGTCAACGTATTGATGTTCCTAAAGGATCACCTAGAAATCCTTATAGCCAAATGGAGATGTTATTAAAACTAACAGATGCAATCAAAGACCAACAAAAAGCAAAAAGTTTATTAGCTGATATCAAAAATTTAGCCTCAGGTTTAACGATTAACCAATTTATAGCACAGTATGTTTTAACATTGTAA
- a CDS encoding amino acid ABC transporter ATP-binding protein, whose product MISVSHLSKRFADNEVLKDINLNIKQGEVVAIIGPSGSGKSTLLRCLNLLEKPNTGTIKIGEVALNSKHYRNKEEISLRKQSSMVFQHYNLFKNKTALENITYPLIIGQKIDKDNAKQHGLSLLKRVGMLPYANQYPITLSGGQQQRVAIARALAVRPKVLLFDEPTSALDPERVHEVLQVMLQLAKEHITMIIVTHEMEFAKYVADRIIFMANGVIVEEGPAKSIIDNPQNELTQRFLCQITDKIDFEI is encoded by the coding sequence ATGATTTCTGTTTCACATTTATCTAAACGCTTTGCCGATAATGAGGTTTTAAAAGATATTAATTTAAATATTAAACAAGGTGAAGTAGTAGCCATTATTGGTCCTTCGGGTTCAGGTAAATCGACCTTGTTGCGTTGTTTGAATTTACTGGAAAAACCGAATACGGGGACAATCAAAATAGGTGAGGTTGCGCTAAATAGTAAACATTATCGCAATAAAGAAGAGATAAGCTTGCGCAAACAATCGTCCATGGTTTTTCAACACTATAATTTATTTAAAAATAAAACCGCATTAGAAAATATTACTTATCCATTAATCATTGGGCAAAAAATCGATAAAGATAACGCCAAACAACATGGGCTATCTTTACTTAAGCGAGTGGGTATGTTGCCTTATGCGAATCAATATCCAATCACCTTATCGGGCGGTCAACAACAACGAGTCGCTATTGCTAGAGCATTGGCAGTAAGACCCAAAGTACTATTATTTGATGAACCTACATCGGCACTCGACCCTGAACGAGTCCACGAGGTTCTGCAAGTGATGTTACAGTTAGCTAAAGAACATATTACGATGATCATTGTCACGCACGAAATGGAGTTTGCTAAATATGTTGCCGATCGCATTATCTTTATGGCAAATGGTGTAATTGTTGAAGAAGGTCCAGCAAAATCAATTATCGATAATCCACAAAATGAACTGACTCAACGCTTTTTATGCCAAATTACTGATAAAATTGATTTTGAAATTTAA
- a CDS encoding amino acid ABC transporter permease, which produces MNFNVTYFFSVFPQILPYLPVTLFIAIVSIIFAIVFGLAIALLRNHKMIMIDAIFALFISLFRGIPSVVLLFIIYYGLPQIFPILKQIGATTAAIICFSLKYSAYLAEIFRAGLASVDQGQKEAGLTSGLSNFQVYRGIILPQALVNALPNTGNMFISLLKDSSVAFFVGVQELLAAGKMLTANSFLYFETYLAVGIVYWFTVVVYSWIQKKIESKLSKPYHR; this is translated from the coding sequence ATGAATTTTAATGTAACTTATTTTTTTAGTGTGTTCCCACAGATTTTACCTTATCTGCCAGTCACACTCTTTATTGCTATCGTATCGATCATATTTGCCATTGTTTTTGGGTTAGCAATTGCATTATTACGTAATCATAAAATGATCATGATTGATGCTATCTTTGCGCTATTTATTTCATTATTTCGTGGTATTCCTTCTGTTGTATTATTGTTTATTATTTACTATGGTTTACCACAAATTTTTCCGATATTAAAGCAGATTGGTGCAACGACAGCAGCAATTATTTGCTTTAGTTTAAAATATTCAGCTTATTTAGCCGAAATATTTCGTGCGGGCTTGGCATCAGTTGATCAAGGACAAAAAGAAGCTGGTTTAACCTCAGGTCTTAGTAACTTTCAAGTTTACCGTGGCATTATACTGCCACAAGCACTGGTTAATGCCCTACCCAATACAGGCAATATGTTTATTTCATTACTTAAAGACTCATCGGTGGCTTTTTTTGTTGGCGTACAAGAATTATTAGCAGCAGGAAAAATGTTAACGGCTAATTCTTTCCTTTATTTTGAAACTTACTTAGCTGTCGGTATTGTTTATTGGTTTACTGTTGTTGTCTATTCTTGGATACAAAAAAAGATTGAGAGCAAGCTCAGTAAACCCTATCATCGTTAA
- a CDS encoding amino acid ABC transporter substrate-binding protein has product MNKMITLLSTAIFTCLALVSCDNQSSKPTTEQNVLKVGSTGQSYPNGYKQNDKLVGFDVEVTEAIAKELGYKIEWIIAEFGGLMGQFDSGRLDTIANAVAITPEREAKYDFSSIYSFYGSQIVTHKNNKNINQLYDFKGKIIAGVLGSNHINNLKHAFPKNDIIIKTYETRDGAMYDTEYQRVDGYINSKPILLAEIKRKNLPFKLVGKPITIEQVAFPFSKNEKGQALREKFNQAIEKLRANGTLQNIAIKYFGEDITS; this is encoded by the coding sequence ATGAATAAAATGATAACATTATTATCTACTGCAATATTCACTTGTTTAGCGTTAGTCAGTTGCGATAATCAATCGAGCAAGCCAACAACTGAACAAAATGTTCTAAAAGTAGGTTCCACTGGGCAAAGTTATCCCAATGGTTATAAACAAAATGATAAATTAGTAGGATTTGATGTTGAGGTCACTGAAGCTATCGCAAAAGAGCTCGGTTATAAAATTGAGTGGATTATTGCAGAATTTGGCGGTTTAATGGGACAATTTGATTCAGGGCGTTTAGATACCATTGCCAATGCCGTTGCAATTACCCCAGAGCGTGAAGCTAAATATGATTTTTCCTCTATTTACAGCTTTTATGGCAGTCAAATCGTTACTCATAAAAACAATAAAAATATAAATCAACTATATGATTTTAAAGGTAAAATTATTGCCGGGGTGCTTGGCTCTAATCATATCAATAATCTAAAACACGCTTTCCCTAAAAATGACATTATAATAAAAACCTATGAAACACGAGATGGTGCTATGTATGATACTGAATATCAGCGTGTTGATGGATATATCAATTCAAAACCTATATTACTTGCCGAAATCAAACGCAAAAACTTACCGTTTAAATTAGTCGGTAAGCCCATCACTATTGAACAGGTAGCGTTTCCATTTAGTAAAAATGAAAAAGGCCAAGCACTACGTGAAAAATTTAATCAGGCTATAGAAAAACTGCGTGCTAATGGCACATTGCAAAACATTGCAATTAAATATTTTGGTGAAGATATTACCTCATGA
- a CDS encoding GNAT family N-acetyltransferase has product MNFRLINQSDISAYQTLLHNAYQMATNLGIHFAAASVNYEQITHHMECNAVYLSEKGGELVSTLSIRFPWGNNPGPYGLPHLGWFATDPKYKGKGYGNQLWDWVEQQILINQLKLPAVTLGTAQNHPWLVQMYIKKGFRPIGQADLTMDHTTIYFEKIFNQHSYTEWKNRNYKK; this is encoded by the coding sequence ATGAACTTCCGCTTGATTAATCAGTCTGATATTTCCGCATATCAGACTTTATTACACAATGCGTATCAAATGGCAACCAATTTAGGGATTCATTTTGCCGCGGCCTCAGTGAATTATGAGCAAATTACCCATCATATGGAATGCAATGCAGTTTATCTGTCTGAAAAAGGAGGTGAACTAGTTTCAACCTTAAGTATCCGCTTCCCATGGGGAAATAACCCAGGACCTTATGGATTACCGCATCTAGGTTGGTTTGCTACCGATCCCAAATATAAAGGGAAAGGTTATGGCAACCAATTATGGGATTGGGTAGAACAACAAATCCTAATTAATCAATTAAAACTACCCGCGGTCACTTTAGGTACAGCACAAAATCACCCTTGGTTGGTACAAATGTATATTAAAAAAGGCTTTCGTCCAATTGGTCAAGCTGATTTAACGATGGATCATACGACTATTTATTTCGAAAAAATCTTTAATCAACATAGCTATACCGAATGGAAAAATAGGAATTATAAAAAATGA
- the purB gene encoding adenylosuccinate lyase translates to MASHVLDFLILGNNFSTSEMRAIWSEQNRLEKQVDVEVALAKAEGQLGVIPADVASEIIKKADASKLSLQQIANEAAKAKHSLMSTINALQKQVGEAGQFIHYGATTQDIVDTATVLQLKQSFAIVERDTKLIAIELKRLAKQYQYLPMVGRTHGMQALPTTFGFKLAVWLDEFVRHLQRLTEIKQRVLVGNISGAVCTYASIGKLGPLIEARALSSLGLNTPNIGWQSARDRFSEYASVIALISGTLGKIGNEFYNLMRTEINEVEEPFSEGKIGSTTMPHKRNPAALEGLASLTAPLLKSVALIHESMKVEHERDAMSWRAEWIALPEINLYISAQLQSAFTIFKGLKVNSDRMLANLLMQNGLLLSEKVMFEIGKRLGKQTAHHLVYNCAMQAFEQNRAFKEVLLDDPLLNKEFTLAELDSWLEPINYLGTAPEKVQQVINYAEQSGVLV, encoded by the coding sequence GTGGCATCACACGTTTTAGATTTTTTAATTTTGGGAAATAATTTTAGCACCAGTGAAATGCGGGCGATTTGGTCAGAGCAAAATCGTTTAGAAAAGCAAGTCGATGTAGAAGTCGCCTTAGCAAAAGCCGAAGGTCAATTAGGCGTGATCCCCGCTGATGTAGCTAGTGAGATTATAAAAAAAGCAGATGCATCAAAATTATCTTTACAGCAAATTGCAAACGAAGCAGCAAAAGCTAAACACTCATTAATGTCAACCATTAACGCACTACAAAAACAGGTGGGCGAAGCGGGCCAATTTATTCATTATGGAGCAACCACTCAAGATATCGTTGATACGGCAACTGTCTTACAATTAAAGCAATCTTTTGCCATTGTTGAACGTGACACGAAACTTATTGCCATTGAACTTAAACGATTAGCTAAGCAATATCAATATCTTCCTATGGTTGGGCGCACTCACGGTATGCAAGCGCTACCGACCACTTTTGGCTTTAAATTAGCGGTTTGGTTGGATGAGTTTGTACGTCATTTACAACGTTTAACTGAAATAAAACAACGAGTGTTAGTTGGAAACATCAGCGGCGCTGTTTGCACTTATGCATCAATAGGGAAATTAGGTCCTCTAATTGAAGCTCGTGCATTATCGAGTCTTGGTCTTAATACCCCAAATATCGGTTGGCAATCAGCCCGCGACCGTTTTTCGGAATATGCCTCAGTCATTGCCTTAATTAGTGGTACACTAGGCAAAATTGGCAATGAGTTTTATAACTTAATGCGTACTGAAATAAACGAAGTCGAAGAACCGTTTTCAGAAGGTAAAATTGGTTCAACAACTATGCCTCATAAACGTAATCCAGCAGCCTTAGAAGGTTTAGCGAGCTTAACCGCCCCTCTATTAAAAAGTGTGGCGTTAATCCACGAATCGATGAAAGTTGAACATGAGCGTGATGCCATGAGTTGGCGGGCAGAATGGATTGCCTTACCCGAAATCAATTTATATATCTCTGCTCAATTGCAAAGCGCATTCACTATTTTTAAAGGTTTGAAAGTGAATAGCGATCGCATGTTAGCAAATTTGTTAATGCAAAATGGGCTTTTGTTATCCGAAAAAGTCATGTTTGAAATTGGTAAGCGTTTAGGAAAACAAACTGCCCATCATCTGGTGTATAACTGTGCTATGCAAGCCTTTGAACAAAATAGAGCGTTCAAAGAGGTGTTGTTAGATGATCCATTACTGAATAAAGAGTTTACTTTAGCAGAACTTGATAGCTGGCTTGAACCAATTAATTATCTGGGCACGGCACCAGAAAAAGTGCAGCAAGTTATCAATTATGCTGAGCAAAGTGGAGTACTAGTATGA
- a CDS encoding amino acid aminotransferase, translating to MFEYLTAASADPILGLADLYNKDERTNKINLSVGVYKDETTRTPILESVKKAEHSLLTDETTKSYLPIVGASPFNEATQTLLFGHKNERARTAQAPGGTGALRIMADFLSRRTKVKRIWISNPSWPNHRSVFQTAGLEVREYDYYNPQTHSLDFDAMMSSLSQVTTSEAVLFHGCCHNPTGIDPTPEQWQAISDLALKNGWLPLFDLAYQGFGEGVEEDVYGLRLFANHQPELLIASSYSKNFGLYNERVGAFTLIAANAEIAERAFSQVKTIIRANYSNPPAHGAKIVSYILNNDELKEEWIDELTNMRQRIHRMRQLFVKTLQDKGANQDFSFIAKQNGMFSFSGLSEEQVIKLRNDYGIYIVNSGRINIAGMTIDNMSRLCESIVEVL from the coding sequence ATGTTTGAATATTTAACAGCAGCGTCAGCCGATCCCATTTTAGGGCTAGCAGATCTTTATAATAAAGATGAACGCACCAATAAGATTAATTTAAGTGTTGGTGTTTACAAGGACGAAACCACCAGAACACCTATTTTAGAAAGTGTAAAGAAAGCGGAGCATTCATTATTAACTGACGAAACTACTAAAAGTTATTTACCAATTGTTGGCGCGAGTCCATTTAACGAAGCGACACAAACGTTACTTTTTGGTCATAAAAATGAACGTGCAAGAACAGCCCAAGCGCCAGGAGGAACTGGTGCCCTACGTATAATGGCTGATTTTCTATCTCGCCGTACTAAAGTAAAACGCATTTGGATAAGTAATCCATCTTGGCCTAATCACCGGAGTGTATTTCAAACAGCTGGTCTTGAAGTAAGGGAATACGACTATTACAATCCTCAGACACATAGTCTTGATTTTGATGCCATGATGAGTAGTTTAAGTCAAGTCACTACCAGTGAAGCAGTACTATTCCATGGTTGTTGTCATAACCCTACGGGTATCGATCCTACACCAGAACAATGGCAAGCAATTTCAGATCTAGCACTAAAAAATGGCTGGTTACCTCTATTTGATTTAGCTTACCAAGGTTTTGGAGAAGGTGTTGAAGAAGATGTGTATGGATTGAGATTATTTGCTAATCATCAACCAGAATTGCTTATTGCGAGTTCTTATTCAAAAAACTTTGGACTATATAATGAGCGCGTGGGAGCATTTACATTAATCGCTGCGAATGCCGAAATTGCTGAGCGTGCTTTTAGTCAAGTTAAAACTATTATCCGTGCGAATTATTCAAATCCTCCAGCTCATGGAGCTAAAATTGTCTCTTATATTTTAAACAATGACGAGTTAAAAGAAGAGTGGATTGATGAATTAACCAACATGCGTCAACGTATTCATCGTATGCGACAATTATTTGTTAAAACGTTACAAGATAAAGGTGCAAATCAAGACTTTAGCTTTATAGCTAAGCAAAATGGAATGTTCTCATTTAGTGGCTTAAGTGAAGAGCAAGTTATAAAGTTACGTAATGATTATGGCATTTATATTGTTAATTCAGGAAGGATCAATATTGCAGGAATGACTATTGATAATATGTCCAGACTTTGTGAATCAATTGTTGAAGTACTCTAA
- the syd gene encoding SecY-interacting protein — MDLSDKKTLIEFTTRWLNQFDYAPQSEELHSIPSPCILKTQQLTVFWRPFILQPPRDLSIVEEVVGITLHPCSHIFYGTQYAGNMAAKLADTNLTLIQTWNDDDFSNLERNLIAHLSQQKKLKRVPTIFIAATDEDTEIISLNNLTGEVVKEDLITGELITLSQNLTTFLNKLIVIN; from the coding sequence ATGGACTTATCGGATAAAAAAACACTCATTGAATTTACTACTCGTTGGTTGAATCAGTTTGATTACGCACCACAAAGTGAAGAATTGCATTCCATACCCTCACCTTGTATTTTAAAAACTCAACAACTCACTGTATTTTGGCGACCATTTATCTTACAACCACCAAGAGATCTCTCCATTGTTGAAGAAGTTGTAGGTATCACCTTACATCCCTGTTCACACATTTTTTATGGCACACAATATGCTGGCAATATGGCAGCTAAATTAGCTGACACAAACTTAACTTTAATTCAAACTTGGAATGATGATGATTTTTCAAACTTAGAAAGAAATTTAATAGCCCATTTATCTCAACAAAAAAAATTAAAACGCGTTCCAACCATTTTTATAGCTGCGACAGATGAAGATACTGAAATAATTTCCTTAAACAATTTAACCGGAGAGGTTGTAAAAGAAGATTTGATTACTGGAGAGTTAATTACACTAAGCCAAAATTTAACTACTTTTTTAAATAAACTCATTGTTATTAATTAA